AGGAGAACCCCGAGGGGGCGCGGGCGGTGGGGAAGGAAAAGGAACGGCTCGCCGCTGCGGGTCGCGGTCTGCTGCCGATTGATCTCCTCGTGGCGCGCCTTGCGAAAGGCCTTCCGGTCCCAGCGGTAGGAGCGGACCTCGTCGTCGAACCGGAGCAGCGCGAGCTCTCGCTCCGACACCCCGGGGGTCTCCTGGAGCGCCCGGTCCACGGCCTCCCGGGCCGCGAAAAGGGGCTCCACCTCGTTGTCGTACACGGCTAGGGGGTTTCCCACCCGCACCGTGTCGAAGGCGTGTTCCTGGCGCAGTTGCGGCGCCAGCCGGTACCAGTCGTCCTCCCGGGTGACGAGTCCCAGGCCCTCGGCCATTCCGAGGAGCTGGTCCAGCCCGGGGCACTCCCCCCGGAGGAGCCCTCCGTAGGCCTCGGGGTTTCGCAGGCTGCGGTGCAGGTGGATCCCGGACGCCCCCTGCACCCTCTTGACGGCCAGGTACAGGGTGCGGTGGAGCTCGGTGGCCCGCACGCCCGACACCCCTCGCTCGAGCTGCGAGAAGATCAGGTGCGACGCCAGGTGGCTCAGGTTCACGGTGAGCCCTCGGTACATCTCCTCCATGTAGGCGTCGCGCACCCGCAGGGCCCGGCGCCGGGCCCTGCGGTTCCACCACCGCTCGTCCCACCGGGATGTCGCCGTACGGGAAGCGAGGAACCCGTCGAGAGACCCCACCTTCTCCCCGACCCGCCGCAGGAGCCAGCGGTCGGCCGGGCCCCAGAAGCGTTCGGGCTGCACGGGCTCGCCGAGCCGGATGTCCATGTCGGTGTCGCGCAGCAGGATGTTGCCCTCGATGAGGAGCTCTTCGGCGAAGCGGGGATCCAGGCCCCGGGAGAAGAGCTCGGCTCCCCGCTGGAGCCAGTTTGCTTCGACGCGGATGGGATAGAAGGTGATGTTGGCCGGAACGATCAGGGTGGGGCGTCGGGCCGCCTCCAGCAGTGCCTCGGAGCCGTCCACGCCCAGGGCCTCGGCCCAGTGGGCGATGCGGTCCTCGCGCCCCTCCTCGGCGGCCCGGCGCACCGTGCGCCGGAAGGCCTCCACCGCCTGGGCCACCACCGCGGCGCCGGTGTGATGCTTGCGCCGCTCCTGGGCCGAGCGGGAGTACATGGCGTAGCGCCCCTTGCGGTCCACCACCCGGCGG
This window of the Thermodesulfobacteriota bacterium genome carries:
- a CDS encoding alpha/beta fold hydrolase, whose translation is MLSEADLRINPTVYEWTGRTITLLRKVLKVNVKLHHARGQLEAGEIFLFNHFARFETFIPQYLIYQETGALSRSVAGAEFFRGGDAFARYLLSLGAVPNDYPELLAFLAAEVLRGRKVILFPEGGMVKDRRVVDRKGRYAMYSRSAQERRKHHTGAAVVAQAVEAFRRTVRRAAEEGREDRIAHWAEALGVDGSEALLEAARRPTLIVPANITFYPIRVEANWLQRGAELFSRGLDPRFAEELLIEGNILLRDTDMDIRLGEPVQPERFWGPADRWLLRRVGEKVGSLDGFLASRTATSRWDERWWNRRARRRALRVRDAYMEEMYRGLTVNLSHLASHLIFSQLERGVSGVRATELHRTLYLAVKRVQGASGIHLHRSLRNPEAYGGLLRGECPGLDQLLGMAEGLGLVTREDDWYRLAPQLRQEHAFDTVRVGNPLAVYDNEVEPLFAAREAVDRALQETPGVSERELALLRFDDEVRSYRWDRKAFRKARHEEINRQQTATRSGEPFLFLPHRPRPLGVLLVHGFTASPAEMLPFGERLRELGYPVLGVRLKGHGTSPWDLLERSWEDWLATVRRGYEILAALCGRVCAVGFSAGGALALRLAAEGPAGLAGVAAVAPPLKVRDKSMTLVPLVHGANRLARSTALIQGIMLFHRSHPEHPDINYVHMPIRALYELGRLTADLEDHLGGVGCPVLLVQSTEDPTVDPHSAEIIRDGLGSARKELVMIPSDRHGILYEDVGNTWQRVLAFLAEREQEQAEEQGA